The Desulfovibrio sp. X2 region ATCGGCATGGGCAAGCTCTTCCAGGGCGTGTACGACCTGCGCCGGGGCATGATCCGGTTCTTCGAGAGCGAGGGCAAGGGATCGCGGCCGCGCGAGGCCGAGGTGGTCAAGGGGCTCGACGACCCGAAGCTCGACAGGCTCATCGGCGAGTCCGCGGCCGCGGAGCTGCGCGCCGAGCTCGAGCTGCTCGAGGGCGCGGGCTATCCCTTCGACCACGAGCGCTACCTGGCGGGCAAGCAGACGCCGGTCTTCTTCGGCAGCGCGGTGAACAACTTCGGCGTGCGCGAGCTGCTGGAGGCCTTCCTGCAGTATGCCCCGGCGCCCAGGCCGCGCGCGGCCGAGAGCCGCGAGGTCCTGCCCACGGAGGAGCAGTTCTCCGGCGTGATCTTCAAGATCCAGGCGAACATGGACCCGGCGCACCGCGACCGCGTGGCGTTTCTGCGCGTCAACTCCGGCCGCTTCAGCCGCGGCATGAAGGCCAGGCACCAGCGCACGGGCAAGGACATGCTCCTGCACAACGCCATCATCTTCATGGCCCAGGACCGCTCCGGCGTGGAGGAGGCCTGGCCCGGCGACATCATCGGCATCCCGAACCACGGCACGCTGCGCATCGGCGACACGCTGTGCGAGGGCAAGGAGCCGCTGCGCTACCTCGGCATCCCGCACTTCGCGCCGGAGCACTTCCGCCGCGTGGTGCTGAAGAACCCCTTCAAGGCCAAGCAGCTGGACAAGGGGCTCGAGCAGCTGACCGAGGAGGGCGCCATCCAGTTCTTCCGCCCCGCCATGGGCCGCGACCAGATCCTCGGCGCCGTGGGCGCGCTGCAGTTCGACGTCATCGCCGCGCGCCTGGCCGCGGAGTACGACGTGCAGATCCTGACCGAGCCCATGGGCATCGCGGCCGTGCGCTGGCTGGCCGGCGACGACGCCATCGTGCTCGAGCGGCTCAAGCGCGACAACCAGAGCGCCATGGTCACGGACTCGGACGGCCACCTGGCCATGACCTTCGCCAGCGAATGGCGGCTGGAAAAGGCCCAGGAGGACTACCCCGAGGTCCGCTTCCTGACCACGCGCGAGTGCGTCTGATCCTCATCCCTTCCTGATTCATTCCGGCCGGATAGATGTCCGGCCCGAAACGCGCGACGTCCCGGGCGATGCTCCTCGAGCATCGTCCGGGACGTCGCGCGTCCGCCCGGCCGCACGGCGCGGGCAGGGAAAATGACGGCCTCCTATGCCCCGCCGGGCAGGAACTGCAGCCAGACGTTGCGGGAGCGGGGGCCGTCGAATTCGCAGAAGTAGACGTGCTGCCAGGTGCCGAGCTTCACTTCGCCGTCGGCCACGACGACGAGCTGGCCGCAGCCGGTGAGGCTCGACTTGACGTGGGCGTCGGAGTTGCCCTCCGAGTGGCGGTAGTCGCCCTCGAGGGGCACCAG contains the following coding sequences:
- a CDS encoding peptide chain release factor 3, whose translation is MSDKAFAATLRREVERRRTFGIISHPDAGKTTLTEKLLLFGGVIHLAGAVKAKKAARHATSDWMAIEKERGISVTSSVMQFEYDGYEVNLLDTPGHQDFSEDTYRVLTAVDSALMVIDSVKGVETQTKKLMDVCRMRDTPIMTFVNKLDRDGRTPFELLDDIEQNLGIECAPMTWPIGMGKLFQGVYDLRRGMIRFFESEGKGSRPREAEVVKGLDDPKLDRLIGESAAAELRAELELLEGAGYPFDHERYLAGKQTPVFFGSAVNNFGVRELLEAFLQYAPAPRPRAAESREVLPTEEQFSGVIFKIQANMDPAHRDRVAFLRVNSGRFSRGMKARHQRTGKDMLLHNAIIFMAQDRSGVEEAWPGDIIGIPNHGTLRIGDTLCEGKEPLRYLGIPHFAPEHFRRVVLKNPFKAKQLDKGLEQLTEEGAIQFFRPAMGRDQILGAVGALQFDVIAARLAAEYDVQILTEPMGIAAVRWLAGDDAIVLERLKRDNQSAMVTDSDGHLAMTFASEWRLEKAQEDYPEVRFLTTRECV
- a CDS encoding secondary thiamine-phosphate synthase enzyme YjbQ, which produces MQTLRVTTERHEEMVDITSEVRRAVRDNDWRDGALLVYCPHTTAAITVNEGADPDVQRDILTTLRRLVPLEGDYRHSEGNSDAHVKSSLTGCGQLVVVADGEVKLGTWQHVYFCEFDGPRSRNVWLQFLPGGA